The window ATGCAAGCACTGAGTTTAAGACTAGAAAGGGCACAATAATTGTGCTTTACATCACAATTTTTTTGGCTTGGAGTGCAGCAGATTTCTCAAAGCCTTATGCCAATTATTTGGGGTTACCTACATGAATATTGCACTCTAGTTAAGGCGATATCTGCTGTTTATTCTGAAGAGTTTTACATTTAGTGCTGTTGAGAAAAGATGTACTTCATTAGTCTTTCTTAAAAATAAGAACTGTATCTAAATGCAACTTTTTGACATTTTCACTGGGGACAAAACATAAAGGTCTGTATTTGCAACACATTTCTTTCTTAGTAGTGCTGTTGGGAAAAGGCAAAACTGTTTTATCAATATATAAAAAAGGAAGGATGTTTTGGTCCAAAATTGTCCAATACCGTGACCTTTCACGTATTTTTCTGCAGAGCATAGATATTGGTCTCCTGGAAAGATTTTTGattaagaagttttttttttgtttttttccttccctGTATTGATGACTAACAAGTCCAGATGCAATTCTAGTGtccaaaatattttccttttcttttttggtcagAGGTGTCCGAAAACTTTAAAGGCAAAATTATGGTGTCACAGTGTAGTCACTGTAGTGTGCTTTTCATTGTGAAATATATTATATGTGCATGTATGAGTATCTAGATGCCTGTATGCTTGCAGGTGTGAGAAGAAAGGATCAGGtatttaatttgatttaatCTTCCATTCTATCATTCTGTATGTTATAATTATTTTGGGTGAcaccttgcttcttcaatttcATCTTACTGGTACTTAGATTGAAGTGACAATCACACTGGCTCTGGTCTGTTTGTACTATTATTTTGGGTGACACCTTATTTCTGCAATTTACTCGTATTGGTCCTTAGATTGAAGTAAACTCACACTGGCTCTGGTTGACAGTCAACGAAGAGCTACAGGCCACAGGGAAGTTTGAAGTCATGGATCTTCGTGTAGATGAAGCAGAACATAGCATGGAGATGCATTTGCCGTATCTTGCCAAAGTATTTCATGggtaattttattgtagattaAGCTTCTTTTCCCAACTTATTCACATCAAAGACTAACTGGATCTCCCGTGCAGGTATGAGGTCAAAATTGTACCTATTTTGGTTGGGGCACTTAATTCAGAAAACGAAGCCATGTATGGACGGTTGCTAGCCAAATATGTTGATGATCCAAAgaatttcttttctgtttcctcAGACTTTTGCCACTGGGGATCTCGGTATGCATCACAAACTGGCTCATCTTAAACTCAAATGAGTAGCTTGCCTTGTAGTTTCTCTTCTATGTTCTATAAGATAATAGGGGGCAGTTTTCCTTAACAGTCCATTTAGGAAAGGCTTCCTAAACAACCCTAAAAATCTACTAACAGGGCGAATCAGACGGGgctcaaattttgtggatagtGAGATTGCAAGTTCTcctgctcacatgtcaaattcAGCCCAAATGTTGTTTGCCATGAGGTGAAATAGAGCTTTGATAAATCCTCGACTATTTAGAGGGAGAATGCACAGTAATGGCCTGAGGGCTGTAGTAATGTGTGGACATACATAGGGATGAATGGCCGATTCACGGGGTGGGGgtggtatttgattgaattaggactgaaatttgacatgtggctaatcCAAACCGTGTCCTTATTATCCAAGAGTTGAAATAGCCACATTTTCTGTTAACCTGCCACAATGAGAATAGGCCTTTTAGGAAGCCTTTCCTGGAGGGGCCATGTAAATTAATTTTTCCCAAAGTAATAATAACAATGAAATTGTGGAATACAGAGTTGGTATCGGCAGTATTATGTCCACACTTTATTCTTTGAGTAGAAGGTTGGGCATTTCTTTACTTGAATACTTTATtcccaaggtttaaagtattgtATCATATTGACCAATACGTATTGTTATCAGTGGGTATTGATACGATACATATTGGTATCTTTAAAAGGGTTAATATATGATAGGTTTAAAGTATTTGTCCGTATCATATTGTATCGATATTGTTGGCTATCGATATGATACGCGATACCAATACTTCAAACCTTGTTTATTGCAAGCATTCCCCAGCAGCCTTATTTGTGTTTGTGAGTGTACAACCCACCTCATGTTTATGACTTTATGTATATATAATGGTAATGAAGCTGAAATGCAGTTATGATCCCTAAATAGTAACGAGTAGGGAATAGACAGATCTGGGGGCCCTTTTCTCTATTATTGATGGCATATGAGGGATTTATCTAGTGAAAAGTTCATCAAAAATGATGTTATCTtgaaatttctcttctttttttttttttttttggtgaaatatcTTGAACTTGATTTCCATCTCTCTGCCAGGTTCAATTACACGCATTATGACCGGAAATATGGGCCGATCTATAAGTCCATTGAAACTTTGGATAGGATGGGGATGGATATCATTGAAACGGGAGACCCAGATGCATTCAAACGGTATCTGTCAGAGTTTGACAACACCATATGTGGCCGCCATCCCATTAGCGTTTTTCTCCATGTAAGTGTCTTTACTTGCATATGAAATGGCAGGGGAGGTCTTCCAGCCAATtatgctcttttttttctaattcttaCTGGTAATTCATCAGATGCTGAAGAACTGCTCAACAAAGATAAAGATTAATTTCCTACGATATGAACAATCCAGCCAATGCAAAACCATGAGAGACAGCAGTGTAAGTTATGCATCTGCAGCAGCAGAGATTGATGCctgaagactcaaaactgaatTATTCAGAAGTGCATTAGTTGTTCCTGcccttttttctaattttttttttctccagggGGGGAGGTGTTCTACTATGTAAACTGTCAGTTAAAACTTATTGCTGCTCACTGGACTCATCCAAAATTAGGTTCCATTGTCTATATTTATACAAATAAAATGACATGCTGCAAAAAACCTTGttatttaatttgtttctttcccCCATCGGTTCTATCTTTCTCCTAGGCTCTCTGTTgcggtgaaaaaaaaaatattttacaggAATCATCTCTGAAAGTAAAATCAAACTGTGTACTTCTATAGGGTTGAAAAGCCAAATATTCTATAAATTCGATGATATAAACTGATGTTTGATTTTATGGAAATATGGCAACAAAAAGGGTCAATAATATAATTGCCACTGATGGGAAGACGTGCCCCCATAAAATGTTTGGATATGGTTCCTCTCCCATTCCCAGTTGTGCTTTCTTTGCCCTGCACGGTGAAAGATATAACAAAATGGTGAAAATGATTGCAGTAAGAGTTCTATAAatattatgggagagggttttaCAAAGAAAAGCATACGGGAGTTTATCAATGAGGTACGGTAAAATGGTATCACACACAGGGGGCAGTGAAGACATTTCATGTcagtaggagagagatagacaacaGATTTTATTAGAGAATTGGGATCTGGATCAGTCGGGCATTCGATCAATCTGGCCGATCTGATCCCGGTTAGGCGTTCTGGTTCCTGGCATGCCCATTCACAAAAAATCATGTATGGGGGTTTGGAATTTTATGCCTGGCCATACCCCTCATGTTGATGGCCCTCTACCAGACGAAAGTATATTATTAAGGACCCTTTGGTTTGGTTGGGCTGTGAAACCAGATACACATCCAATTTTATGGTCCTGGATGGGCTTGGGCTTCAAGCATGGCATTTGTTTGTCAGGTTGTACATATTAACATATGGGGAGAAAGAACTCTGCTAGTCTGGTATTGTATGCGCCTAGACACAGATGAGCGCAAAATGACCATGCCGCCCTATATGCTGAAGATGTCTTTGCGTGCATTTCTATTGACATTGTGCATTGGTATTGTCTACACCAAAATTGACAGGATTTCTTTTCACCACCaataggctccatttggttgcaaggaaaaatcaaagaaggaaaataaaaattttgaaaaacctaaaaatagaaaagttTACAAATACTACTTTAACATTGTTGCATTACTAGTTCCAGATCATTCCAATTTGGTCACTAAATGCCGCCTTACAAGTTTACTTTGCCTTTAAATTCcttgaatttgaaaaataaattaaacattacattccaaaaaaatataaatacaaaatatgataaaaaaaaaaaaatttaagtagtttcCTATTCTTCTGCTTCTAACCACATGGTGGATCCTGTTACCCAATTTATCATATATGATGACCAACCATGATATAACAGTAATATAAGGCTCTGTTAGTTGCAAAGGAAATCAAAGGGGAGGAGGGTAGAGAAACTTTaaaatctagttttttttttttttaagtcattgCACCACATGGTTATGTcattaactccaaatcattctatatgtatcattactaaatatggtaataaatttaagtagtttatacaatcatattgGGCAATGATTACAAATGTTTCATTTTCAAGTTTATAAATTTCATTTATCTCCCTTCAATTTCCTTTGCAATCAACCTCAGAGCCTAAAGGTATATGTTTTGTCAAGTGGAAATGCTGGTTTGTGAGTGAATAGTTTATTCTTTTgattaaagaaggaaaaaaataaagctaGGAATGAAACCATAGCTTTGAGCTTaaccccccaccacccccccctccAANNNNNNNNNNNNNNNNNNNNaaaaaaaaaaaaaaaaaaaaccaaaccataGCTTGGAAAGGGTGTGGTTAAACCACAAGTTCCATCCAGTTGCGAGTAACATAAGggaaaggaagggaagggaagtgaagggaaATTAATTCAAATAGATTTTTTGTAATCATCACTGTATAGCCTACATAAAATTCTCACAAAATATTTGGTATTTTTGTTCATATgtaatctatatttttcttttcaaatccaaaggaTCTGGTTGCgaagtaaaatttaattattataaaagtttctattttgattttgatgttgATTCACTTCCATTATCTTTAGATCCATAGAGGCTTCCTATAATCATTATGATTTACGggattatttcaaaattttctgcACAATTACAGTGACTTTGCCAATGCTAAAATGGTTATGGGGTTTGGAGATTCGTATTTACTAAGAGAGTTGACTCTCTTTCAAACTGAGTTCTTGTCTTTTGGGCCAAATGAATGCAAGAAATAGCTCTCCCATCCTTTTTCTCTCccacaagagaaagaaaagaaaagaaaagaaaggttcCATCCAGTTGCTAGGGAAATAAAAGgataagaaatgaaattaaatcaaagttaaattagattttttttaaccattatctaaaataaatgggtaattagCTATAAAATTCCAAAGCATTCTAAATTTGATAACTAAATTTTACTTCAATTTGCACTAAAATTCAGATtctatttgaaaaatattaccatatttagtaaaaGTATAGGGTAATTAAACAATCATGATCACAAAAGtttcaattttccttttaattctgTTTCACTTACCTTTATTCTCTTTACTTGCAACTAGATGGAgccgaaaaaaaataaaagctttaAAAGCCTATCCTAACCCAAAAATGTAGGATTCGAACTCGTCGAAATGATTGAATATTTTATATATGATTTGGCACATGGAATTTACCTTTAGAGTATGGAATTTGGGCATAGTATATTGTTGAAGTTGCTTGAGACTTTGAATATCATCAATTTACCAGCTTAAGTTGAACTTTTAATTCCTAGGTAGTAGAGAAAGCAAAGCATTGCAGCTCAAGCCAAGTACATCCTTGGATAAAGTTTACCACTGGAACAAAGtttaaaatttctttcctatggTGGGTTTGACCCTCACATTTTTTATACCCACTACCAAGCAGTCGGACTAGGACACCATAAAGGTCTCCTATCaacagcattttttttttttttttttggtaaactatCAACAGCATCACATGTTCATAGATTTAAAACAAAAGCCAAAAATGGCAGAGAGGTTGTCCCATCCAATTGTGATACACCTTTCCTAGTCTCTCCCTCCCCCACCTCAAAACGGCCAAGACCAAAACAAGCTCACTTTTCATAATCATCGCAGTTCAATACTTAGTTTAATTAATCTACTTCTTGATTGGAAAATTATTTACTAAATCGCTCTACAAAATAATTAATTAGCTAGGACTGCAAAAGGAAACGATAGTCACCTACAACTCCCTCTTTTAAATACACTTGGACGCGCTTTAGTGGGGTGAGATATAGGAGGGAGGAGGGTGCTGGTAGGATTTAATTGCATGTTGTGGTGACAAAAGGACATTGACTTTAGTAGATGCACTAATTATCAGTTCCACCAAACTTTTCTAGGTTGCATTGGAGGAAATGGATTTAATGTTTGAGTATTAGCTTGGTGGATAAAATTTCCTTTAAATGCGCTGCGATCTACATACCCTTGCCCCCTCGAGTGGCCATGATGGCACATGGTGAACATCCCATTCACCGTGGTCTTGGGGAAACTTGATCCTAATTTCGTAATTCTAAAGTAAGgtggttttattatttttaaaagtgCAAGGAGGGTTGGCAAACAAATACATCCCCTATGGTcctatgattttatttttgtttgtctTTTTTGAAAGGTTTGTCTAGCATGTATGTTAATAACAGTTACATATTGTATTGGTTAATCATTATATGGTCATTGGATgataatatatgaaaaaaatatatagtagATTGAAACATTATATTAACATATGGCCAAGTGATTTAGAGAATTCCCTTTGTATTCAATAATTAGAAAGATAATTTCTAAGAGGGGAGGGAAAGTAgaaaacatctttttttttttttgcacaaaAGGAAGAATATGAGAGTCAATCCTTAACTTTATGGGACCCTACAACAAACTATTAGGGTACCAACTAATTAGGCTAGTAGTTGTCTTCAACAATCATCTTAATTTTCATTTCCTAAAAATAATTGcaattttaaaatctattatGGTAACATGAGGTTTAAAATCTTCTCCTTACACAACACCAACATGTAGAATGACCAAATCATCACTCACTACAATAAATAGCCCAAAACCATTGTGGACCTCCGTCATCGTGGGACACCTTTCTCTCATTATCTTCTTGACTATGGTTATCTCAAGGCAATTCTCTACTATTATACATATTGTGGTTTGACTAGTTTCCACCACCAAATAATGATACTTTACGTATTGTGCTATTGTAtgcatttttattatatattttgaatcatatatatatatatatatttatattcctTTTTTAGGATGGGTGGGGGATGGTAATAAGCTTAGTTCTCATACCTTTAGGACTTTTTAATTTATACTCAAGTATCTCAAGAAGGTTCGACCTCTACCTCAAGCTTATGAGACCAAAAGGTCACAAAACTAGATTGGTCAATCTCACATGAGCAGTTTTACTATATCAATAAGCATCCACTTCGATAAACATGTTCAGGGAAAAATTTAAAGGTGGGTGACAGGGTTCTTACCCACCAGCTGCAAAATTTGTGCATAGTTGGTCATATTGTCTATGTCATTACCTAGTCATTTATTAAACTTCACAACAATATGAATTATCCATGTATATTTACAATGCTATAAAAATTATGTGAAAAAATAGGATTATTTGAATAATGAACAAGgtttagtgtatatatatatatatatgtatatataaaacAATTTGTATATAGTAAGCCATATGGTTGAAATGAGCCGTCAAATTTGAATTGTAGGTTGATAGTGATATTTAACATCTATATAATGATGAAACACCAAATGATcttataaatataataaaaaaattgatggggCATTCAAAATTTCTATGATGATAAATATAAGAAACCTTTTGAGGCATTTGTCAATTTAATATTGGTGCCATTTGATCTAGAAATTTTGAAAAGGAGAGAGACTTTTTTAAGATATTTAaatgtatattaaaaaaaaaaaaaaaaaaaagagatgtggGTTTATCAATAAATGTTCCCTagaattttcattttcactttCCTTATGGACTCACTAATAAGATCCATGGTGCAAGGATAGGTGCATCCTTATGTAGAATAGAACCTAAAGGAGTCTTTCTTTATCTAGTACATATTGAGGGAGCTATGGCATAGAAAGACCGACAGGATaagaaagagagatggagagagaataTGAGTACTTGACACTTATTTATTCTCACTTCCAGAGGGAGAGATAATGAGAGATTATAATATccatcttcttttccttccttccaAAGCAAGTAAAGTGGACAAAGCTTTCTCTCTCAACACGCACATATATCTCTCAACTCCCACAGACCTCAAAGGCTCAAAACACTTTGTACCTGGACGATAACCTCTGTCCCCATCAAGCTTCAATCAATCCTTATTCTCACGATATTCTAACTTTTCCTCAAACCGTGAAGACATATTCTTCTCTTACATGAGAAATGCATCCATGTTAGGTGATCAAATTATCGTGGACCATCTCATCTGTTCTTCCAAAcatcactatatatatatatatatataccccacCACCCCAGCCATGACATAATATCCCCACACCATGACAACAACCAAAGCCAAAATCACATAATATCCACAGTACTCATTATATTATTGTTTCTCTTAGATAGTTCTTagattctcctttttttttttttttttcttttttttaggtagCATTTACggtgaagaaagaatctcttcaGTAGTTATGGGTTATGATTGTGAGATGAGACTCTTAAGATAGTAAAGATGATGGTTTGGACTTTTGCATACAAGGGAAGGTATTATGGTATCCCAGGgtgataggattttttttcatttccatgATGGGAAACTTTCTCCttagatattttaaagtattGAAAGTTGATACTTTAAAAATGAGAAGATAGAGACCACCACTTTCATTACAATAAGAGAGGTATTTGGTGTATCCAACTTATTACAGTCAAAGAGATAGAGGGTACCTAAGGAAATGCACAAACCCCTTTTTGATTCTTTGGGTTCTTTGAAAGAACAAGACACATCTTGGGAGTTGATCTTTcgttttttcttctattttatcctCAAAAGTTCTTTACATTAAGGTCAAAAAgtgtttttaaaataattaaaatatgaattattattatgtCATTCTCAAGAACTTTAATTATTCTTactaaaagaaggagagagtgttatattaaaataaaagaaaaataaaaaataaaataaaaaagagaagaagaagaagttgcaaaTTGTTTTACATTAGAAGGGcattaataagaaaataaaatttttattatagcAAATAAAAAGTACTTCTAAGAATAATTATTCTGAAACAGATTAAATATCAAATGAGGCCACCATTTTAGGTTTAGG is drawn from Macadamia integrifolia cultivar HAES 741 chromosome 7, SCU_Mint_v3, whole genome shotgun sequence and contains these coding sequences:
- the LOC122083257 gene encoding protein MEMO1, producing the protein MEKIRRASHAGSWYTDNPTKLGEELDGWLRAAGLAKSPDVRGVIAPHAGYSYSGRAAAFAFGNIDPTNISRVFLLGPSHHYYTPRCALSKATVYKTPVGDLPIDLEVNEELQATGKFEVMDLRVDEAEHSMEMHLPYLAKVFHGYEVKIVPILVGALNSENEAMYGRLLAKYVDDPKNFFSVSSDFCHWGSRFNYTHYDRKYGPIYKSIETLDRMGMDIIETGDPDAFKRYLSEFDNTICGRHPISVFLHMLKNCSTKIKINFLRYEQSSQCKTMRDSSVSYASAAAEIDA